From a region of the Acinetobacter calcoaceticus genome:
- the thrS gene encoding threonine--tRNA ligase → MPIITLPNGDQKNFDHPVSVMEVAQSIGPGLAKNTVAGRVNDRLVDACDLITEDSTLQIITPKDEEGLEIIRHSCAHLVGHAVKQLFPEAKMVIGPVIEEGFYYDIWMPRPFTLDDMAAVEERMKKLIDQDYDVVKKMTPRDEVIAEFTARGEEYKLRLIADMPEETQMGLYYHQDYLDMCRGPHVPNTKFLKSFKLTKISGAYWRGDAKNEQLQRIYGTAWADKKQLAAYIKRIEEAEKRDHRKIGKALDLFHMQEEAPGMVFWHPNGWTIYQVLEQYMRKVQQDNGYLEIKTPQIVDFTLWEKSGHAANYADNMFTTHSESRNYAVKPMNCPCHVQVFNQGLKSYRDLPIRLAEFGSCHRNEPSGSLHGIMRVRGFTQDDAHIFCTKEQIGQEVADFIKLTLDVYKDFGFEEVQMKLSTRPEKRVGDDALWDMAEKSLADALDAAGLEWELQPGEGAFYGPKIEFSLKDCLGRVWQCGTIQCDFNLPERLDASYVTEDNDRDQPVMLHRAILGSFERFIGILIEHYAGFMPPWLSPLQACVMNITDSQAEACEKVVAKLKENGLRAISDLRNEKIGFKIRERTIERIPYLLVLGDREVEEGTVNVRTRSGKNLGTMSVDAFIDLVKSAVAERGRYIVE, encoded by the coding sequence ATGCCAATTATCACATTGCCAAATGGCGATCAAAAGAATTTTGATCACCCTGTTTCTGTTATGGAAGTTGCCCAAAGTATCGGGCCTGGTCTAGCAAAAAATACTGTTGCTGGACGTGTGAATGATCGCTTAGTTGATGCATGTGACTTAATTACCGAAGATTCGACCTTACAAATTATCACTCCAAAAGATGAGGAAGGTCTTGAAATCATTCGCCATTCTTGTGCGCACCTTGTAGGGCACGCTGTTAAACAGCTATTCCCTGAAGCCAAGATGGTGATTGGTCCAGTCATTGAAGAAGGTTTTTACTACGACATCTGGATGCCTCGTCCTTTTACTTTAGACGATATGGCAGCTGTTGAAGAGCGCATGAAAAAGCTCATCGACCAAGATTATGATGTCGTTAAAAAAATGACACCGCGTGATGAAGTAATTGCTGAATTTACTGCACGTGGCGAAGAATACAAATTACGCTTGATTGCAGACATGCCTGAAGAAACACAAATGGGCTTGTACTACCATCAAGATTATTTGGATATGTGTCGTGGTCCACACGTACCAAACACCAAATTCTTAAAATCGTTTAAACTGACAAAAATCTCTGGCGCTTACTGGCGTGGCGATGCGAAGAATGAACAGCTTCAACGTATTTATGGTACAGCATGGGCTGATAAGAAACAGCTTGCTGCATATATCAAGCGTATTGAAGAAGCTGAAAAGCGCGATCACCGTAAAATTGGTAAAGCCTTAGACTTGTTCCATATGCAAGAAGAAGCACCAGGTATGGTGTTCTGGCATCCAAATGGCTGGACGATTTACCAAGTTCTTGAACAATACATGCGTAAAGTTCAGCAAGACAATGGTTACCTCGAGATTAAAACACCACAAATCGTAGACTTTACGCTTTGGGAAAAATCAGGTCATGCAGCGAACTATGCAGACAACATGTTTACGACTCATTCAGAAAGTCGTAATTATGCGGTTAAACCAATGAACTGCCCATGTCACGTGCAAGTTTTTAACCAAGGTTTGAAGTCTTACCGTGATTTGCCAATTCGTTTAGCAGAGTTCGGTTCTTGCCATCGTAACGAACCATCTGGTTCTTTACACGGTATTATGCGTGTACGTGGCTTTACACAAGATGATGCTCATATCTTCTGTACTAAAGAACAGATCGGACAAGAAGTTGCAGACTTTATTAAGCTCACTTTAGATGTTTATAAAGATTTCGGCTTTGAAGAAGTGCAAATGAAACTTTCTACACGTCCAGAAAAGCGTGTAGGAGATGATGCACTTTGGGATATGGCTGAGAAATCTTTAGCAGACGCTTTAGATGCAGCAGGTCTGGAATGGGAATTACAGCCAGGTGAAGGTGCGTTCTACGGTCCGAAAATTGAATTCTCATTGAAAGACTGTCTCGGACGTGTATGGCAATGTGGTACTATTCAGTGTGACTTCAATTTACCAGAACGTTTAGATGCGTCTTACGTGACTGAAGACAATGATCGTGATCAACCTGTTATGTTGCATCGTGCAATTCTTGGCAGTTTTGAGCGTTTTATTGGTATACTAATTGAACACTACGCTGGTTTCATGCCACCTTGGTTGTCACCGTTACAAGCATGTGTCATGAATATTACAGACTCTCAAGCTGAAGCTTGTGAGAAAGTCGTAGCAAAACTCAAAGAAAATGGTCTTCGTGCTATTTCTGACTTGAGAAATGAAAAGATCGGATTTAAGATTCGTGAGCGTACTATAGAGCGTATTCCTTACTTGTTAGTTCTTGGTGATCGAGAAGTTGAAGAAGGTACAGTAAATGTACGTACCCGCTCAGGAAAAAATTTAGGTACTATGTCAGTAGATGCATTCATTGACTTAGTGAAGTCTGCCGTCGCCGAACGTGGCCGGTATATTGTGGAGTAA
- a CDS encoding acyl-CoA synthetase: protein MVSAYDELPRTPANFVALSPLRYLERAAYIYPNQASIIHGKRQISWKETYQRCCQFASQLKQLGIEKNDTVSVLLPNIPAMIEAHFAVPMTGAVLNTLNTRLDAKTIAFMLEHAESKVLLVDPEFVNLAREALSLIPDQHIIVIDVADEEYEGENQFIGSFEYEEWIAQGDANFEWHLPEDEWNAISLNYTSGTTGNPKGVVYHHRGAYLNAASNILACGMKPRAVYLWTLPLFHCNGWCFAWSIAASGGTNICLRKVDPELVMQLIAKHKVDYFCGAPIVLSMIINLPKEKQTDFDHHVEVMVAGAAPPVAIIEGMRNMGINVNHVYGLTETYGPSALCASQSGWNELSIAEQAQLHSRQGVPYPLQDSMRVLDPETMQPVPNDGQTMGEIMFRGNIVMKGYLKNPKATQEAFAGGWFHTGDLAVCHPDGYAKITDRSKDIIISGGENISSLEVEDVLYRHPAVLTAAVVAKPDARWQEVPCAFIELKVGAAVTPEEIIEHCQKELARFKVPKDVIITEIPKTSTGKLQKFILREWAKERAENI from the coding sequence ATGGTTAGTGCTTATGATGAATTACCACGTACACCCGCAAATTTTGTTGCGCTATCCCCTTTACGATATTTAGAACGTGCGGCGTATATTTATCCAAATCAAGCTTCAATTATTCATGGTAAGCGCCAAATTTCATGGAAAGAAACTTACCAACGTTGTTGCCAGTTTGCTTCTCAGCTCAAACAACTGGGAATTGAAAAAAATGATACGGTATCAGTCTTGTTGCCCAATATTCCAGCCATGATTGAAGCACATTTCGCAGTTCCAATGACTGGCGCTGTACTCAACACACTCAATACACGCTTAGATGCAAAAACAATAGCTTTCATGTTGGAACATGCTGAAAGCAAAGTGCTTTTGGTGGACCCGGAATTTGTTAATTTAGCAAGAGAAGCCCTCTCTCTTATTCCTGACCAACATATTATTGTGATTGATGTGGCTGATGAGGAATATGAAGGTGAAAATCAGTTTATCGGCTCTTTTGAATACGAAGAATGGATAGCCCAAGGCGATGCTAATTTTGAATGGCATTTACCAGAAGATGAATGGAATGCGATTAGCTTAAATTACACATCGGGCACAACGGGTAACCCTAAAGGTGTGGTCTACCATCATCGCGGTGCTTATTTAAATGCTGCAAGTAATATATTGGCCTGCGGGATGAAACCTCGTGCAGTGTATTTATGGACATTACCGCTTTTCCATTGTAATGGCTGGTGTTTTGCGTGGAGTATTGCAGCAAGCGGTGGAACCAATATTTGTTTGCGTAAGGTCGACCCAGAATTAGTGATGCAACTCATTGCAAAACATAAAGTCGATTATTTCTGCGGCGCGCCTATTGTTCTTTCAATGATTATTAATTTACCTAAAGAAAAGCAAACGGACTTTGACCATCATGTAGAAGTGATGGTTGCCGGAGCAGCTCCTCCCGTTGCCATTATTGAAGGCATGCGGAATATGGGGATTAACGTAAATCATGTATATGGTTTAACAGAAACATATGGTCCTTCTGCCTTATGTGCTTCGCAATCTGGATGGAATGAACTTTCAATTGCTGAACAAGCTCAGCTTCATTCCCGTCAAGGCGTGCCCTATCCATTACAAGACAGTATGCGGGTATTGGACCCAGAAACAATGCAGCCTGTACCGAATGATGGACAAACTATGGGAGAAATCATGTTCCGTGGCAATATTGTCATGAAAGGATATTTAAAGAATCCCAAAGCAACTCAAGAAGCTTTTGCTGGTGGATGGTTTCATACAGGCGACTTAGCCGTTTGCCACCCTGATGGTTATGCAAAAATTACTGATCGCTCGAAAGATATTATTATTTCAGGTGGAGAAAATATTTCATCTCTAGAAGTAGAGGATGTGTTGTATAGGCACCCAGCTGTTTTAACTGCTGCGGTAGTCGCCAAACCTGATGCTCGCTGGCAAGAAGTACCTTGTGCCTTTATTGAATTAAAGGTAGGCGCAGCAGTAACACCTGAAGAGATTATTGAGCATTGTCAAAAAGAGTTAGCACGTTTTAAAGTGCCAAAAGATGTCATAATTACAGAAATTCCAAAAACATCGACCGGCAAATTACAGAAGTTTATTTTGCGTGAATGGGCAAAGGAACGTGCTGAGAATATATAA
- the yjgA gene encoding ribosome biogenesis factor YjgA, translating into MARGSQRYTEEDFGSLEGRASKTEQKKAVQRMAALGEQLAQLSIKQIQKLPVDERLIDALMEVQNISSYEARRRQFQRIGKLLRNEDETIILSYLTPQQGAKRQAQLMRWVDRMIEQGDPAITEFSKIYNASERHTLRQHVLRINRDKTQQASEADIEASKVKFVNYVQQIALLSDQG; encoded by the coding sequence GTGGCACGTGGTTCCCAACGTTATACTGAAGAAGATTTCGGTTCTTTAGAAGGACGTGCAAGCAAAACCGAACAGAAAAAAGCAGTGCAACGCATGGCTGCTTTAGGTGAGCAATTAGCACAACTTTCTATTAAACAAATTCAGAAACTTCCAGTTGATGAGCGTTTAATTGATGCTTTAATGGAAGTGCAGAACATTAGTTCTTATGAAGCACGTCGTCGCCAATTTCAACGTATTGGTAAGTTATTGCGCAACGAAGATGAGACTATTATTTTGTCTTATTTAACCCCGCAGCAAGGCGCAAAAAGACAGGCTCAATTAATGCGTTGGGTTGACCGCATGATTGAACAGGGTGATCCTGCAATTACTGAATTTAGTAAAATTTATAATGCATCGGAACGTCACACTTTGCGTCAGCATGTGTTGAGAATCAATCGAGATAAAACTCAACAGGCGAGTGAAGCAGATATCGAGGCATCAAAAGTTAAATTTGTTAACTATGTGCAGCAAATTGCATTATTGTCCGATCAAGGCTAA
- a CDS encoding HPr family phosphocarrier protein, which translates to MIDTTVDVINKLGLHARASGKLIEVTTKFRSSIQIGKGDHLVDAKNIMSLLMLGAGKGTTLRLVIDGTDEEQALSEVLALFAAKFYEAD; encoded by the coding sequence ATGATAGACACAACTGTTGATGTAATTAATAAACTCGGTTTACATGCTCGTGCATCAGGGAAACTGATAGAGGTCACTACAAAGTTTCGTTCGTCGATCCAGATTGGAAAAGGCGATCATTTGGTAGATGCAAAAAATATTATGTCTTTGCTGATGTTAGGTGCAGGTAAAGGGACCACTTTAAGATTGGTCATTGATGGTACCGACGAAGAACAGGCATTAAGTGAAGTACTGGCGTTATTCGCAGCAAAATTTTATGAGGCAGATTAA
- the rapZ gene encoding RNase adapter RapZ, with translation MKRILIVTGQSGSGKSSALQVLEDLGYYCIDNLPLALLPEIVAKLDHENNLEQLALGVDVRSTRADMQEFDHVFEQLQRHGTVDVIYLTTQDQDLIARFSASRRPHPLANRFKSLLQCIQEEKQLLLPIQFRATVHIDTTDKSVHDLKHILLSKLGQSDKLIVILQSFGYKHGIPLDADYVFDVRHLPNPHWDLELRRFSGLDEPVRQFLEASPQANEMFDDILHFLKKWLPAFAEGHRHYMTISIGCTGGQHRSVYIVDRLKQALEAEWSVQVLHREMKHWS, from the coding sequence ATGAAGCGTATACTTATCGTGACAGGACAGTCTGGTTCAGGAAAATCTTCAGCCCTTCAAGTATTAGAAGATTTGGGCTATTACTGTATTGATAATTTGCCTTTGGCATTGCTGCCTGAAATTGTGGCAAAGCTAGATCATGAAAATAACTTAGAGCAATTGGCTTTAGGTGTGGATGTAAGAAGTACTCGGGCAGATATGCAAGAGTTCGATCATGTTTTTGAGCAATTACAAAGACATGGGACAGTTGACGTTATTTACCTTACTACGCAAGATCAGGATTTGATTGCGCGTTTTAGTGCATCCCGTCGTCCGCATCCATTAGCCAACCGTTTTAAAAGCCTGTTGCAATGTATTCAAGAAGAAAAGCAGTTACTGCTTCCAATTCAGTTCCGCGCTACAGTTCATATTGATACAACGGATAAAAGCGTTCATGATTTAAAGCATATTTTACTGTCTAAATTGGGACAGTCAGATAAGCTTATTGTCATATTGCAGTCCTTTGGATATAAACATGGCATTCCGTTAGATGCCGATTATGTTTTTGATGTACGGCATTTACCAAATCCGCATTGGGATTTAGAATTAAGACGTTTTTCTGGTTTGGATGAGCCAGTAAGACAATTTTTAGAAGCAAGTCCACAAGCAAACGAAATGTTTGATGATATTCTTCACTTCTTAAAAAAATGGCTTCCCGCATTTGCTGAAGGACATCGTCACTATATGACGATTTCTATTGGTTGCACTGGGGGGCAACATCGTTCGGTTTATATCGTAGATAGACTAAAACAAGCACTTGAGGCAGAATGGTCTGTTCAGGTCTTACACAGAGAAATGAAGCACTGGTCATGA
- the panC gene encoding pantoate--beta-alanine ligase produces the protein MKTETTIQGLAASLNPARAARKIIGFVPTMGNLHEGHLTLVREAKKLCDVVVVSIFVNPTQFGPGEDFDNYPRTLEQDSRLLADVGCDIIFAPSVEQMYGTQPRLTNISVSQITDALCGSSRPGHFDGVALVVTKLFNIVQPNYAFFGQKDYQQLAVIRQFVQDLNIPLEVIGVPIVRAADGLALSSRNGYLSAEHRQVAPVIYQSLKQAEQQLHQGKDLQQVVEDIKTRLTDNGLVVDYVEARQTNLLPATQFDRDIVLFIAAKLGATRLIDNLEVAFTPQ, from the coding sequence ATGAAAACAGAAACCACCATACAAGGTCTTGCAGCCTCTCTAAATCCTGCTAGAGCTGCACGTAAAATTATTGGTTTTGTCCCAACAATGGGAAATCTACATGAAGGACATCTCACACTTGTTCGTGAAGCGAAAAAGCTATGTGATGTTGTAGTTGTAAGCATCTTCGTAAATCCGACTCAATTTGGGCCGGGCGAAGATTTTGATAACTATCCTCGTACTTTAGAGCAAGATAGTCGTTTGCTTGCAGATGTAGGCTGTGACATTATTTTTGCTCCATCAGTTGAGCAAATGTACGGTACACAACCGCGTTTAACTAACATCAGTGTAAGCCAGATTACAGATGCTTTATGCGGTAGTTCACGCCCGGGACACTTTGATGGTGTAGCTTTGGTTGTAACTAAGCTCTTTAATATTGTGCAACCCAATTATGCTTTTTTTGGCCAAAAAGATTACCAGCAGTTAGCCGTTATTCGCCAATTTGTGCAAGATTTAAATATTCCTTTAGAAGTAATTGGTGTGCCAATTGTTCGTGCAGCGGATGGTTTGGCGCTTAGCTCGAGAAATGGTTATTTAAGCGCTGAACACCGTCAGGTCGCTCCGGTTATTTATCAAAGCTTGAAGCAGGCCGAGCAACAGTTACATCAAGGCAAAGATTTGCAACAAGTTGTAGAAGATATCAAAACTCGGTTGACAGACAATGGTCTTGTTGTTGATTATGTCGAAGCTCGTCAGACAAATCTGTTACCTGCTACTCAATTTGATCGTGATATTGTGTTATTTATCGCGGCAAAACTGGGTGCAACCCGTTTGATTGATAATTTAGAAGTTGCCTTTACACCCCAATAA
- the panB gene encoding 3-methyl-2-oxobutanoate hydroxymethyltransferase: protein MISLSDLRKFKTEGRKFSCLTCYDASMAKAMELAEVDTILIGDSLGMAIQGRDSTLPVTVEDMAYHTAAVRRGNQHALIMTDLPFMSYATLNDALQNSRTVMQAGAQMVKIEGGAWLSEIVQVLTRNGVPVCVHLGLTPQSVHVFGGYKLQARTREAADQLIADCTAVVEAGASVLLLECVPAQLGQEIAELFPNTPVIGIGAGNATDGQVLVVQDMLGLTFGRVARFVRNFMKEQSGETAILDAFKAYHAAVLDQSFPAKEHTFHVEL from the coding sequence ATGATTAGTCTAAGTGACTTAAGAAAATTTAAAACCGAAGGACGCAAGTTCTCTTGCCTGACTTGTTACGATGCAAGCATGGCAAAAGCAATGGAACTTGCTGAAGTTGATACAATCTTAATTGGTGATTCTCTTGGAATGGCAATTCAAGGGCGAGATTCAACTTTGCCAGTCACCGTTGAAGATATGGCTTATCATACGGCAGCGGTTCGTCGTGGTAACCAGCATGCCTTGATCATGACAGACTTGCCATTTATGAGTTATGCAACCTTAAATGATGCTTTGCAGAACTCAAGAACAGTCATGCAGGCTGGCGCTCAAATGGTGAAAATCGAAGGTGGCGCATGGTTAAGTGAAATCGTGCAAGTTTTAACCCGTAATGGGGTGCCTGTTTGTGTACATTTAGGTTTAACACCTCAATCTGTACATGTATTTGGTGGCTATAAATTACAAGCTAGAACACGTGAAGCAGCAGATCAGCTCATTGCTGACTGTACCGCTGTAGTTGAGGCGGGCGCATCGGTGTTATTACTTGAATGTGTTCCTGCTCAGTTAGGACAAGAAATTGCTGAATTATTCCCAAATACACCTGTAATTGGTATTGGTGCAGGTAATGCAACCGATGGTCAAGTATTGGTTGTACAAGATATGCTGGGTTTAACTTTTGGTCGAGTTGCGCGCTTTGTTCGCAATTTTATGAAAGAGCAATCAGGTGAAACTGCCATTTTAGATGCATTTAAAGCTTATCATGCTGCGGTGCTTGATCAGTCATTCCCTGCTAAAGAACATACTTTTCACGTTGAGCTGTAA
- the folK gene encoding 2-amino-4-hydroxy-6-hydroxymethyldihydropteridine diphosphokinase, translating to MTITTYIGLGSNLGDSRQILSEAIAKLKTLGMVKVSRLYESPPMGPQDQPNYLNAVAELNTDLAPLDLLDHLQRFEQEAGRVRLRRWGERTLDLDLLIYGNEKIHNERLTVPHIGILQRDFVVIPLLDLDADLQLNGQPLKDLELIQQPTLTVLADESWA from the coding sequence ATGACAATAACCACTTATATTGGTTTGGGAAGTAATTTAGGCGATTCACGTCAAATTTTATCTGAAGCCATTGCTAAGCTTAAGACGTTAGGAATGGTTAAAGTTTCTAGACTTTATGAAAGTCCACCTATGGGGCCTCAAGACCAGCCAAATTATTTAAATGCAGTTGCAGAATTAAATACGGATCTTGCGCCTTTAGATTTGCTAGATCATTTACAACGTTTTGAGCAAGAAGCTGGTCGTGTACGACTTCGTCGTTGGGGTGAGCGAACCTTAGATCTGGATTTGCTTATATATGGCAATGAAAAAATTCACAATGAGCGCTTAACTGTGCCGCACATAGGAATTTTACAACGAGATTTTGTTGTAATTCCCTTATTAGATTTAGATGCAGATTTACAATTGAATGGTCAGCCACTAAAAGATTTAGAGCTGATACAGCAGCCGACGCTGACTGTACTTGCTGATGAGTCTTGGGCTTAA
- the pcnB gene encoding polynucleotide adenylyltransferase PcnB produces MQTLRASKCGLSTAQLPSSILDVIDSLTKAGYEAYIVGGGVRDLMLGFNPKDFDAVTNATPAQIKEVFGRRCRIIGRRFELAHVYSGRELIEVATFRAPPKKAVTSASGMILRDNNWGTIEQDFARRDFSINTLYYQPRKSIVLDFCKAIDDVKNKTLRLLGDPAQRFEEDPVRMLRTLRFAAKLNFKIDSNILDIFNAEMTQLLRDVSPHRLYDESQKLFTMGHLARVLPMLIEFGVWKQLFADVQPNLTPFILRAAKNTDQRIQVGKTINPAFFYAVLLWQPFLERCEFYLSKGIVPAEARAQAGLDILKRQATRTVIPRFAETFIREVWEMQTRLLNPKPQQIEALAGHARFRAGFDFLLLREKSGDDTTQGMGSWWEAYQEMSNDEKEATISQYNRQKARNRRKAAAEPIENNKVETEIEPLVDIPEPRTRRGKKERTRQDQAVSRFVEKASSSDAGVTGDHPILKRKRVQRDLSQVVFGPTQ; encoded by the coding sequence TTGCAAACCTTGCGAGCGTCAAAATGTGGTTTGTCCACAGCCCAACTTCCTTCTTCGATTTTAGATGTGATCGATAGCCTGACTAAAGCTGGCTATGAAGCTTATATTGTTGGGGGTGGTGTCCGTGATTTAATGCTAGGGTTTAATCCTAAAGATTTCGATGCAGTCACCAATGCGACACCTGCTCAAATTAAAGAAGTTTTTGGCCGACGTTGCCGAATCATTGGCCGTCGATTTGAATTGGCACACGTCTATTCTGGGCGTGAGCTTATTGAAGTTGCAACATTCCGTGCCCCTCCTAAAAAAGCAGTTACGAGTGCCTCAGGCATGATTTTACGTGACAATAACTGGGGTACCATCGAACAAGACTTTGCTCGACGTGATTTTTCTATCAATACTCTATATTACCAACCACGTAAGAGTATTGTGCTCGACTTCTGCAAAGCGATTGACGATGTTAAAAACAAAACTTTGCGTTTATTGGGCGATCCAGCACAGCGTTTTGAAGAAGACCCTGTGCGTATGCTGCGAACTCTACGCTTTGCGGCCAAGTTAAATTTCAAAATTGATTCAAATATTCTCGATATATTTAATGCTGAAATGACGCAATTATTGCGTGATGTCTCTCCGCATCGTTTATATGATGAATCTCAGAAGTTGTTCACAATGGGACATTTGGCGCGTGTTTTGCCAATGTTGATTGAGTTTGGTGTCTGGAAGCAACTTTTTGCCGATGTTCAACCTAATCTCACCCCATTTATTTTAAGAGCAGCAAAGAATACAGATCAACGTATACAAGTGGGTAAAACCATTAATCCTGCATTTTTCTATGCAGTGTTATTGTGGCAGCCGTTTTTAGAACGTTGTGAGTTTTACTTATCTAAAGGCATTGTGCCGGCTGAAGCCCGTGCGCAGGCTGGCTTAGATATTTTAAAACGTCAAGCAACACGCACAGTTATTCCTCGCTTTGCAGAAACGTTTATTCGTGAAGTTTGGGAAATGCAGACTCGTTTGCTCAATCCAAAACCACAGCAAATAGAAGCATTGGCAGGGCATGCTCGCTTCCGTGCTGGTTTTGACTTCTTATTACTTCGTGAAAAGTCAGGTGATGACACAACACAAGGAATGGGAAGCTGGTGGGAAGCTTACCAAGAAATGTCGAATGACGAAAAAGAAGCTACTATTAGCCAATATAATCGTCAGAAAGCTAGAAACCGCCGTAAAGCTGCTGCTGAGCCTATCGAAAATAATAAAGTTGAGACGGAAATTGAACCTTTAGTTGATATTCCGGAACCACGCACTCGCCGTGGGAAAAAAGAACGTACTAGACAAGATCAGGCCGTAAGCCGATTTGTTGAAAAAGCGTCTTCTTCAGACGCAGGCGTGACGGGTGATCATCCAATTTTAAAACGTAAGCGGGTACAGCGCGATTTAAGCCAAGTTGTTTTTGGGCCGACGCAATGA
- a CDS encoding ComEA family DNA-binding protein — translation MQLSMNLSKSKYFIILFWSLISSTFIQAQSFDQNFKEWKAKQQMYDQKLSMQQSSHSNVSKSTIMTDSSGQVHLNQANIDELQKLKGIGEKKAQAIVEYRQKNGGFKNIDEFKNVKGIGPAIFEKNKPRLSL, via the coding sequence ATGCAACTCAGCATGAATCTTTCGAAGAGTAAGTATTTTATTATTTTATTTTGGAGCCTGATTTCATCAACCTTTATTCAGGCTCAATCTTTCGATCAAAATTTTAAGGAGTGGAAAGCTAAACAGCAGATGTATGATCAGAAGTTGAGCATGCAGCAATCATCTCATTCTAATGTCTCAAAAAGTACTATAATGACTGATTCTTCAGGGCAAGTTCACTTGAATCAAGCTAATATTGATGAGCTTCAAAAGCTAAAAGGTATCGGTGAGAAAAAGGCTCAAGCGATTGTGGAATACCGTCAAAAGAATGGTGGCTTTAAAAATATTGATGAATTTAAAAATGTAAAAGGTATTGGTCCAGCCATTTTTGAAAAGAATAAACCACGGTTGAGTTTATAA
- the mazG gene encoding nucleoside triphosphate pyrophosphohydrolase, protein MDKLLKIMQELREKCPWDQAQTPMSLTKYAIEEAYEVEAAIRQGDIEEIRNELGDLLLQVVFQSQMFSEQGVFNFQDVIEAISEKLIRRHPHVFQADQFNNLTPEQVSELWKQIKQQEKQGKPQSRLDEIKHGPALLQAQEIQENVAKVGFDFETVEDAYTKLEEELDEFKQALKNQNIDEIQDEFGDCLFSLVNVGRKLAISSETSLLSTIHKFRSRFAFIEDQAKKQQRTLEDMSLSEMDELWNQAKRHLKLGEKTHATQHESFEE, encoded by the coding sequence ATGGATAAATTGCTTAAAATTATGCAAGAGTTACGAGAAAAATGTCCGTGGGATCAAGCTCAAACCCCCATGAGTCTTACCAAATATGCCATTGAAGAGGCCTATGAAGTCGAGGCCGCTATTCGTCAGGGTGACATTGAGGAAATTCGAAATGAGCTGGGCGATTTGCTATTACAAGTTGTGTTTCAATCACAAATGTTTAGTGAGCAAGGCGTTTTTAATTTTCAAGATGTGATTGAAGCAATAAGCGAGAAGTTAATTCGCCGTCATCCCCATGTTTTTCAGGCAGATCAATTTAATAACTTAACGCCAGAACAAGTAAGTGAACTGTGGAAACAAATTAAACAGCAAGAAAAGCAAGGGAAGCCACAATCAAGATTAGATGAAATAAAGCATGGCCCAGCCCTGTTACAGGCACAAGAAATTCAAGAAAATGTAGCAAAAGTTGGGTTCGACTTCGAAACCGTAGAAGATGCTTATACAAAACTAGAAGAAGAGCTGGATGAGTTCAAGCAGGCGCTAAAAAATCAAAATATAGATGAAATTCAAGATGAATTTGGAGATTGCCTGTTTTCATTGGTGAATGTAGGACGTAAACTTGCGATTTCAAGTGAAACATCACTTTTATCAACAATACATAAATTTAGAAGCCGTTTTGCTTTTATTGAAGATCAAGCGAAAAAACAGCAAAGAACATTAGAGGACATGAGCTTGTCTGAAATGGATGAATTGTGGAATCAGGCAAAGCGGCACTTAAAGTTAGGGGAAAAAACACATGCAACTCAGCATGAATCTTTCGAAGAGTAA